AAGTGAATCATTGAATAAAATTCTATACCAATCTCTTACCATTAAATCATTATTGATAGCTATTTGATGAtggttattgatgagcggataatttatacgctttttggcattgtttttaggtagtttttagtaaattcaagctatttttagggatgttttcattagtttttatgttaaattcacatttctggactttactatgagtttgtatgtttttctatgatttcaggtaatttctggctgaaattgagggacttgagccaaACTCTGAAaagggctgacaaaaggactgctgatactgttggaatctgacctccctgcactcaaaatggattttttggagctatagaactccaaatggcgcgctctcaacggtgttggaaagtagacatccagagctttccagcaatatataatagtccatactttattcggaaattaacgacgtaacttggcgttgaacgccaagtacatgctgctgtctggagttaaacgccagaaaaacgtcatgatccggagttgaacgcccaaaacacgtcataacttggagttcaactccaagaaaagcctcagctcgtggatagatcaagctcagcccaaacatacaccaagtgggccccggaagtggatttatgcatcaattacttacttctgtaaaccctagtagctagtttattataaatagaactctttactatcatattatcatcttGGTTtttgatcctggattgtattttgatccagtgaccacgttttgggggctggccattcggccatgcctgaacctctttcacttatgtattttcaacggtggagtttctgcacaccatagattaagggtgtggagctctgctgtacctcaagtttcaatgcaattactattattttctatccaaatcaattttattcttaatccaagatatacgttgcacttcaccttgatgaatgtgatgatccgtgacactcatcatcattctcacctatgaacgcgcgtgactgacaaccacttccgttctactcttggccgggcgcatatctcttagattccccaacagaatcttcgtggtataagctagatagatggcggcattcatgaggattcggaaagtctaaaccttgtctgtggtattccgagtaggattctgggattgaatgactgtgacgagcttcaaactcctgaaggctgggcgtgatgacaaacgcaaaagaatcaagggattctattccaatctgattgagaaccaacaaatgattagccgtgctgtgacagagcataggaacgttttcactgagaggatgggatgtagccattgacaacggtgatgccctacatacagcttgccatggaaagtagtaagaaggattggatgaatgtaataagaaagtagagatttaagaggagcacaacatctccatacgcctatctgaaatttccactattgatttacataagtatctctatccattttattttctgtttatttttattaatcatatttgattttctaaattccataattttatcctcctgactgggatttgcaagatgaccatagcttgcttcataccaacaatctccgtgggatcgacccttactcacgtaaggtattacttggacgacccagtgcacttgctggttagttgtgcgaagttgtgaaccatggcattgacaccaagtttttggagccattacctgggattgttgaagtgaaaagaatgaatcacaatttcgtccaccagttataaatcacaaaaattactagcACTCCTCCCTCCTCTGCTACAATTTCAACTGACTTATAAATTTATGGCATTGATGCTCACTAATGAATGCTCGCTAGGTACAGATTTGGAGTTGAACAATCCTAAACTTGGTTATCATGATGTAAACAGGAAAAAAGTTGTAGAAAGTATGATtcgcttaatttttttaattatctgaTAAGATGTGATCTTTTATCTTACATTCTTTAAATaggttaaaaaatatataaaaataaataaataataaaaaatcacactttagtaaaataattgaaAGATCCACTGCTCTCAACTAATTAGGCAAAAATCATTTGGTTCAATGTTGGACATCTTAAGATACATGCATTCCAAGGATAGTTATTAGTTTTGCTCTTATTTTGAAGTGGACCAATAATAGATAATAGTATTAATCATATATTCTCATCTCAATTTTACATAATATATAGGATAATGTATTAttattgctgaaattaaaaagaaaagcaagcattaAAACAAAATGTAATTAACTATTAGTTTGGTAATTATTTATGTAAAGGCGAAAAAGATGTTAATGTTGGGTTGGGTTTTTCCTTGAAAAGATAGCACCAATGAGTGGAATGAAGGACTTCTTCTTCGTGTTCCTCCTAAGAGAAGGATGCCTTTCCAACTTTTCAGGAGGAGGCTGCAGCAtcacatgatgatgatgatgatgatgagactcTGAGGGTGGATTGGCGAAGGTGACGTACCTCTTCTTCTGGAACTCATCCTCGAATCTCGAACTCTTAACTTGAAAAGTGGTTAAGTTCTCAACAAACTTGACGTCTTCTTCAATCTCATCATCTGCTGGTGGATGAACATCAACATGCTTTTCTGTTTCACTCATTTGCTTCAGTTGTTGCAGCTCTCGCTTGGTGCGTTCTAGCTCTTCCTGAAGAGAAGAAAGACAATGCGCCATTAACATGCTTTCCTCTCTTGCTCTCTCCAAGTTTTCTCGCGTTTCCTTTAGCTCTGCCGCAACCTCCCCGATCTTCCAATAACTTTCCTTCTCTCCACTCTGAACATATGCAAGTGATATATGAATAAGCTTAACTGATTAATATAACGAAGCTATATTATATTGTATATGGTTTGTCCAAGCTAAGagtaaattaaaagtttaaaacacaCAAAAGCATATATTAATGTTATTTCCACAGTCTGTTACTCATTGAATGATAACCATTTCTATTTGCCCTTTGTACCCTGCTGCAAGCAAAGCATAGTACTCATCTTACATAATATCATAGCAAAGGTTAgagattattattaaatatatatttggaATTAAGATTTTAATATATACACAGTTAGTTGGTTTTGTCACACGCCAATGCAAGAAAGGTATTGATTCTCAAAGTTACACGTAACACGAATTTAACTAAGAAGAATGGTAGGGGCAgcaaaattattattttggttagtaattaattattattatttaaaaatataagttaaaatataatattagattgttagactaaaaaaattagataaataattaaaaatattggccaaaaataataaattttactaatccTTAAGCTTTTTTCTTTAACTAGTGAACCAATATtttttggctaactttttttatgtctaaattttaaattttaaattctagaacctAAATTTAATATTGGATCtttcaaaaataagaattaaaaataatttcataaaaaataattaatatcaactatttaaaaattaattcctATACTTCTTCATATAATatgtaattaacaaaatatttagttACTCTATTgacttttataactttatcaaattttaaattaaatacttataattaaaaaatttataattaaatttttatattatacaaaaattttcaattaaatatctcaaattatttttttgttaaaaaaatatttttaaaatttttatttttgtatttaatgtagaataaattatagaatattctaaaaaaatattttaaaattattattttcttttagaaataataactaataaaaacttgattatgattttttatataatataaaaaactcAATTACAAGCTTTTAAATCGTAAAGACCTAATAACcttaacaaaatatataatacttGGTGGTACTGCTACAACACTCTTGAACCAGAGAGACCCCAGTGGCATCTACCCAAATAGGCCAAGATAAAAAGATTATTAGCTGAGAAAATTAAGTGGCATCAATTCAATTGGTGACTATGAATGAGTGTTGGAATACTCGAATTGATGAAATATGATATACTCACATACACATAGTTTGATAATCATTGAGGTGCATGAAATGGTGCATATGCATAAATATATAGAAGGAACCTGGTGTTTAAGGTAGGTTGTATTAGCATAGACGTGTCCAGCAAGAACTTTGTCACCGAACAATGAGACAGCTTCCTTGACAGACGTGAAAGGCGCCCTTGTATCTATCTCTGCATTTCTCACCGCCGTTACACCCTCTTCCCTATTCTTCATCATCTTCGCCTGAGACAGAGAAACAGAGAGAGATTgagagaacaataataagaggTGTTGTGTTGGTTACAATTAAGTACTACGAGTAGTGATGTGAAAAATGGAAGCTTCTTTTCTTCGCGTCCACTTCACATGTTTGAGGGCTTAGGCGGTGGGGTGCGCAATATATGTTGCTCCTAAATTAATATGGCCCAAAGTTTTAGTATTATTATACTCTTCACCCATACCCAACTTCATGAATCAAGTCTCTTTTTCCCACTAAGACTCCTCTTAATATAAAAAGTACTTGGAATTAAAGAAACTTGTGCTTAAGATGTTCGCACAAGTGCTCAATTTGGTGCCTTCTGTCCCACACTACTTGGCCTTTAATTTTACTAAATCTCgtactaaggtagcgtttgttttgagataaGGAGACAAATATTAAAAGATTGAGACTCAGTATCATATTTATTGATTCAGAGATTGATACTAAAATTATTGTCTCTATCCCTAAAAGTTCAGTATTCAGTACTTTcaaaaagtagagacacaaagtactaaaatttttagaaatagagaccgaaactttaataacattttatacttaaaataccttcattttaattaattaatttcaattttaccttttgtacaaattaaattagaatttcattcttatttcaatttctgtttcccattttgcatcaaacagaatactaagatttatttcaatctatgtctcttaatttttatttctcaGTCTCAATCTTTCCGTCTCTAtctctctaccaaacgctacctaaattaACAGTGAAAAGAACATTTTATCAATATATcaccttttttaaaatttatgataatatttttaaattttttatttatatgctaCTATTTGTcataatagtattttttattttgtctattaaaatattaattttatccttacattattcatatatattattGATTAGTGATTACTACTTCAAGTAAAATAATACTACTTCTTAATAATCATAGTACCTGCCTTAACCTCCTGATTTTCGAATATTACATAACTACTCACTCCTTCAACCAAATATCTCTCATACTCATTTAGCTAAACTTGCTCTCATCTCCTTTATTCATCAATATATCTCACTCACCCAATAACTGTGCATCTAACCCCATTTACTCTGTTCTGTCTCATTTTATATAACATTGTCTTTACCCGTCAAATAAAAGCATGACACCTGTGTATAAGTATCAACATTACTAACATTATCCACTTATCATTTGTACTTTAAATCCCAAGTAAACCCATCCTTACTAATAAGTTAAACTCTTTTCTAACTTTATCATCTGTTCACCATGGCCAGACCAAACATGGGCACTGATCCCATTAGGATTAGCTGGACCAACTTAAATCTATTTGGTACTACGTGCGAAAGAgttaaaactataaaaataatgaGAAAAAGATATAGAATACAAATTCAgatacttatattaaaaattttggcttAAGATAGAGCCAAATAGACCAAAAATTACCAAACAGACTCAAAGTCTAAGctcataatataaattaataaccaATTCAGTACACTTTCGTTACATTTGAGTGAAggagaagttaaagaaaagaaaaagagaggtgAGAAAATAAACCCTTTTGACATTATTCATCATAAACTTTAAATTCTCATAACTTTCAATCTGTAATTCTGATTGGCGagtcgtttgtggccacgcgttacTCTTCTGATATTCTTCAATTCTATGTTAATATTGTGGTGATTAAATCTGAAATCCTCGCtccatttttgaattcttttctatttcatatttttaggATACATGGTGTTGAAATCTTATGATTTTGGTTTTTTTAGTGGTACTTTAGCATGGATTCCAAGTGAATTTCATCCCAAATTCGAGTAGGTTATAGTAAAGAAGTTTTTTCACTTTGAATTTTTCAAATTCTATAAGCCCTAGGTTGAAAAAATTGTGAATCTTGTCGTGAATAGCTTAATTGTTGAGTTGATTGTTGCGGGTTGATGCCTCGTTGATTGGTAGAAGCTTGAGTTAGCTTGTATTTGGTGCGGGATTGAATTCAAGGATCGCTTTGGTGTAGATTTTGGTAGAGCTTGGATCGGTGTGGAGGTTAGAATTACCGAAGAAGAGTTCTCCCGAGGTTGAGACTGCCGTCAACGAAGCTACAGATCTTAATTTCGAATAGACATTGTGTAACActatgtgaaaacttaggttaattGCTCCTAGGATAGcgttgaatgaaaataattgttGTTGTGAATGATTGGTGCTTCATGTAAATTTTGTGTTAGTTGATGATTGAAATGATGATGTGTGTTAGCATGaatttaagtaataatgcataTATATGGTTAAATTGAAAATTATTGTGGTATGTTCGCCTATAAAAGGCtaagtgatgagaattgggtcGAAGGTTGTGCTAGGGTGAGGTGTTCCCTATTTGGTAAGTTATGGCAAGTTAGTGGAATTGATTGAGTGAATTGTTTCCCTTGCAATGTTTATGATATTGGATTGCTTGTAAATGATGGTGaactttggatttttttttgaatgattAAATGTATTAATTTGAAAGATTGATTGAGGATGAAAATTGATGGATGAAGAGGAATTTAGTATATAAAGTATGGTTTAAATTTGGGTATTGAAAGGAAAGAATGGTTATTGGTTTGAAAAGTAAGGGAGTTACGAAATTGTAATTTTAAAGGTGTAGAATTTtgtgtaaaaagtgaat
This region of Arachis hypogaea cultivar Tifrunner chromosome 8, arahy.Tifrunner.gnm2.J5K5, whole genome shotgun sequence genomic DNA includes:
- the LOC112705643 gene encoding WEB family protein At1g75720, whose protein sequence is MMKNREEGVTAVRNAEIDTRAPFTSVKEAVSLFGDKVLAGHVYANTTYLKHQSGEKESYWKIGEVAAELKETRENLERAREESMLMAHCLSSLQEELERTKRELQQLKQMSETEKHVDVHPPADDEIEEDVKFVENLTTFQVKSSRFEDEFQKKRYVTFANPPSESHHHHHHHVMLQPPPEKLERHPSLRRNTKKKSFIPLIGAIFSRKNPTQH